One genomic segment of Bradyrhizobium diazoefficiens includes these proteins:
- a CDS encoding DUF4159 domain-containing protein produces MMGLPLAFTEPLLLIGLISLPVLWWLLRVMPPRPRRIEFPPTRLLFDIAPREETPSRTPWWLTALRLLAAALVIFAAAGPIWNPQTGLAGSKAPLMIMFDDGWSAASNWDIRIRAADELIANAENDRRAIALVPLSEPTRDITLMPAGAARVALRQLAPKPYSIDRVETLVAIDRFLKATGDCEIAWLSDGVDTGRGEEFVAGLGKTIGDRSLTIFEGGTSAPLALVAAENAAAKMTVKVLRTDSGIAAGTVRALDQKASPIGEARFSFGPQDKETDAAFDLPVELRNDITRLEISGERSAGAVQLLDKRWRRRAIGIVSGATSETAQPLLAPTFYLTRALAPFADVRLADKGSPQQGITQFLDQKLPMIILADVGTIAPDIRERLNAWIDQGGVLVRFAGPRLAQAEDDLVPVKLRKGGRTLGGSLTWEKPQHLASFAADGPFAGVAVPKDVTVSRQVLAEPDAVLATKSWASLEDGTPLVTGEHRGKGLVSLFHVSADMRWSDLPMSGTFVEMLRRVVDMSGYTAKPGAGVAAEATTETVAPLHILDGFGAFGPPPATAKPLPADYRDRATPDHPPGFYGPAEGPLAVNTLASADRIAALNTASLRARHATYTNAEPRDLRGWLLSTALALFLIDAVIVAVLGGGIAALLRRRAAPAMIVLGLMLLGAAGLVPTPSRADSAADDFAMKATSQTRLAYVVTGNADVDSIVKAGMNGLTLFLAQRTALEAGDPVGIDPARDELAFFPLIYWPIVPGAPKPPQDAINRIDAYMKQGGTVLFDTRDAIEAPPGDNGAAQTPAMQTLRDILSSLDVPELEPVPREHVLTKTFYLLRDFPGRFNTGQTWVETLPREEDEDSAQRPARGGDGVSPIIITSNDLAGAWAVRPDGQAMLPVTGGDPRQREFAYRAGANIVMYTLTGNYKADQVHAPALIERLGQ; encoded by the coding sequence ATGATGGGATTGCCGCTCGCCTTCACCGAACCGCTGCTCCTGATCGGCCTGATCAGCCTGCCGGTGCTGTGGTGGCTCTTGCGCGTGATGCCGCCGCGGCCGCGCCGGATCGAGTTTCCGCCGACGCGCCTGTTGTTCGACATCGCGCCGCGGGAGGAGACGCCGTCGCGGACGCCGTGGTGGCTGACCGCGCTGCGCCTGCTCGCTGCGGCGCTCGTGATTTTCGCTGCCGCCGGCCCGATCTGGAATCCGCAGACCGGGCTTGCCGGCAGCAAGGCGCCGCTGATGATCATGTTCGACGACGGCTGGAGCGCGGCGTCGAACTGGGACATCCGGATCAGGGCCGCCGACGAGCTGATCGCCAATGCCGAGAACGACCGCCGCGCCATCGCGCTGGTGCCGCTGTCCGAGCCGACCCGCGACATCACCCTGATGCCGGCGGGCGCGGCGCGCGTCGCGCTGCGGCAGCTCGCGCCAAAACCCTATTCGATCGACCGCGTTGAAACCCTTGTCGCCATCGACCGTTTCCTGAAGGCGACCGGCGACTGCGAGATTGCCTGGCTGTCAGACGGCGTTGACACCGGTCGCGGCGAAGAATTCGTGGCTGGTCTCGGCAAGACCATCGGCGACCGCAGCCTGACCATCTTCGAAGGCGGCACCTCCGCGCCGCTGGCGCTCGTCGCGGCCGAGAACGCCGCCGCGAAGATGACGGTGAAGGTGCTGCGCACCGACAGCGGCATCGCGGCCGGCACCGTGCGTGCGCTGGACCAGAAGGCCTCGCCGATCGGCGAAGCGCGCTTCTCCTTCGGTCCGCAGGACAAGGAGACCGACGCCGCGTTCGACCTGCCGGTCGAGCTGCGCAACGACATCACGCGGCTGGAGATCTCGGGCGAGCGCTCCGCCGGCGCGGTGCAGCTGCTCGACAAGCGTTGGCGCCGTCGCGCCATCGGCATCGTCTCGGGCGCGACCAGCGAGACCGCACAGCCGCTGCTGGCGCCGACCTTCTATCTCACCCGCGCGCTGGCGCCATTCGCCGATGTGCGGCTGGCCGACAAGGGCTCGCCGCAGCAGGGCATCACGCAGTTTCTCGACCAGAAGCTGCCGATGATCATTTTGGCCGATGTCGGCACCATCGCGCCTGACATCCGCGAGCGCCTCAATGCCTGGATCGACCAGGGTGGCGTGCTGGTGCGGTTCGCCGGCCCCCGCCTGGCGCAGGCCGAGGACGATCTCGTGCCGGTCAAGCTGCGCAAGGGCGGCCGCACGCTCGGCGGCAGCCTGACCTGGGAGAAGCCGCAGCATCTTGCTTCCTTTGCGGCCGACGGCCCGTTCGCAGGCGTCGCGGTCCCCAAGGATGTCACCGTGAGCCGGCAGGTGCTGGCCGAGCCCGACGCGGTGCTCGCCACCAAGAGCTGGGCGTCGCTGGAAGACGGCACGCCGCTGGTCACCGGCGAGCATCGCGGCAAGGGCCTCGTCAGCCTGTTCCACGTCAGCGCCGACATGCGCTGGTCGGATCTGCCGATGTCAGGCACCTTCGTCGAAATGCTGCGGCGGGTCGTCGACATGTCCGGCTACACCGCCAAGCCCGGCGCCGGGGTTGCCGCCGAGGCCACCACCGAGACGGTGGCGCCGCTGCACATCCTCGACGGCTTCGGCGCGTTCGGCCCGCCGCCTGCGACCGCAAAGCCGCTGCCTGCGGATTACCGCGACCGCGCCACGCCCGATCATCCGCCCGGCTTCTACGGTCCGGCAGAAGGACCGCTCGCCGTGAACACGCTTGCCAGCGCCGACCGCATCGCAGCCCTGAACACCGCGAGCCTGCGCGCCCGGCATGCCACCTACACCAATGCCGAGCCGCGCGACCTGCGCGGCTGGCTGCTGTCGACGGCGCTCGCGCTGTTCCTGATCGACGCCGTCATCGTCGCCGTGCTCGGCGGCGGCATCGCCGCGCTGCTGCGCCGCCGCGCCGCGCCGGCGATGATCGTGCTCGGGCTGATGCTGCTAGGCGCCGCGGGCCTCGTCCCCACGCCGTCGCGCGCCGACAGCGCCGCGGACGATTTCGCGATGAAGGCGACCTCGCAGACCCGTCTCGCCTATGTCGTCACCGGCAATGCCGACGTCGATTCCATCGTCAAGGCGGGCATGAACGGCCTGACGCTGTTCCTGGCGCAGCGCACGGCGCTGGAGGCCGGCGATCCCGTCGGCATCGATCCGGCGCGCGACGAGCTCGCCTTCTTCCCGCTGATCTACTGGCCGATCGTGCCCGGCGCGCCCAAGCCGCCTCAGGACGCCATCAACAGGATCGACGCCTACATGAAGCAGGGCGGCACCGTGCTGTTCGACACCCGCGACGCCATCGAGGCGCCGCCCGGCGACAACGGCGCGGCGCAGACCCCGGCCATGCAGACGCTGCGCGACATCCTGTCCTCGCTCGATGTCCCCGAGCTCGAACCGGTGCCGCGCGAGCACGTGCTGACCAAGACCTTCTATCTGCTGCGCGACTTCCCCGGCCGCTTCAACACCGGCCAGACCTGGGTCGAGACCTTGCCGCGCGAAGAGGACGAGGACAGCGCGCAGCGGCCGGCGCGCGGCGGCGATGGCGTCTCGCCGATCATCATCACCTCGAACGATCTCGCCGGCGCCTGGGCGGTGCGGCCCGACGGCCAGGCCATGCTGCCCGTGACCGGCGGCGACCCCCGCCAGCGCGAATTCGCCTACCGCGCCGGCGCCAATATCGTGATGTACACCCTGACCGGCAACTACAAGGCCGACCAGGTGCACGCACCGGCCCTGATCGAACGGTTGGGGCAATGA